From Brachyspira hampsonii:
TTATAAATTATAGTACAATGACTTGTATGATTAATTTTAAAACATATTTTCAACCCCGCCCTCTATATTCATAATTGTATTCTGTAATATAATTTTAATTTTCTTTGTTATATAACTATAATTTTTTAGCTGCCCACCCAGGCTAAATTTAAATTGATAGTGTTATACAACGCACGGTAAACTAAATTTATATATTAAGTAAATTTATAATTATAATTTTTACTATATTAAAAACTTATCTCAGCGTGCGGTAAAAATATCTGATTAATTCTATCAGTTATTTTCACCATACCAATCCACATTGCGAGTGAAATACATAGCAAGAGCAATAACTGCAAATAATCCTAATGTTCCCATAAGAAGAGCATAATCTGTAAGCTGAAGTATACCAAATAGGAATATATAAATTAATATATTTACCAAAGCCATTGAAAAAGCGTATTTATTAGATTTTATAATGTATCCTATATAAATAGAAGTTAATGCCGTTACCATTAAAGCACTAAAAAAATAACTTAAGTTTAATATTAAATGTTCTGATATAGCTAAAAGAAGTAAGTAGAATATTGCATTAGCTATACCTATTAATATATACTGCACTGGGTGTATGCGTTTATTTGAAAGCACTTCGCATAAAAATAATACAAAAAATGGTATGAATATAAATAATATTGCATACTTCACACTTCTTGAGGTTTTTTGATAATTGTCATTGAGAAGAAGAAAAGATACTAATATATTATTAGAATTTTCATCAAGAGCTCTCAAATATTCACTATCATTTACTCTATTTGCATTTTCATCACTAGTCCAATACTTTGTAAATGCTGTATTAAAACTTGCTATATTCCACTCAGCACTAAATCCGTCATTATTAACTTCTCTTTTTGTAGGAAGAAACCCTCCTGTAAAACTAGGATCTTTCCATTTTGAATATATTTTAAAAGTATTTTCAGAAGCTAAAGGTGTTATTATAAGAGAGTTCCCTCCCTGAATATCCATAGTTATATTAAAATTAAAACCATTTAATATCTTATCTCTTGAAATAGTATATAAAAACTTATTACTGAACATATTTAAAGATATATTAATATTTTTCTCATAATACTTAAGCTCTTCATTCTGATTTACTGATACATTAGGAAGTTTTATAAGATTTTTTTTGTTTCCTATACCCAATATAAGCATAGCCTCATCATAAAGTATAGTATTATTATTTTCATCTAAATTAAATATTTCAGCATTATATTTATCAAATCTTCCTGTAATATTCAATTTAGAATTAAAAATAGGAGCTTTAAATATACCTCTGCTTAAACTAGAAACTTGAACATCTCCTTCAACACTATATTCATTAGGCATATAAAAGATGTATTTTCTTATGTAGCTTATTTCTTTGGTTTCGCTGTCAATAACTCTATTTAAATATGGTATTGCAATGACAACTCCCTGTATATTTGCACTATTTCCCACAGGCTCTATTATTGAAGATACGGCTTCATCTTGATATCGTATTCTATCTCTTACAACACCGTTTATAAAACTCATAGGAATTAAAAGCAAAAGCCCTAATATCACTATTATTAGTATTTTAAAACCTAAAGTCTTTGTTATTTTGTTAAAATTTTTTATCATTATAAATTTTATTATACTAAAAAAATTAAATTACCATTTAAGTAAGAATTCAGTATAAAACTCTCCATCTTTAATTGATTTAGTAATTTCCATAGTTGCTCTAATATGAGTTACAGATTCAAGCAAAAGTGTAGCCCAAGAAAGTATAGCAAGCTCAATAACCTCAGGATCTTCATTAAAGTTTACTAGATGTACAACTAATAATTTTTTTCTAGCTTTAATTAATTCTATTCTTGCCGGATCAAATAAATCAGTAAATATATGTTCTGCAGCATAACTTAGAATAAAATGCTTAGGCAAAAAGAATAATAAAGGTCTTAAATACTTAGGTACAATTTGTTTAAAATGATATTCAGAAATCTCTTTAATACCTGTATTAGTACCAGCATAGAATAAATCACATACTAATCTATAAGGTTTATCGAATGATGTAGTATATGGATACCATTCTTTACTTGATATTTCATTTTTAAATATTAAAGCAGATGAAGGCTCCATTGCAGTTACCCATTTCTGATATCCTTCTTCTCCAAATTTTGTTTTTATGAATTCTTTTAATATGATTAAAGTTATTCCTTTAACTCTCTGTGTTACCGTATCTCTTTTAGTTTTCATATCTCTAATTTTATACTGAGATATTTCTGTTTCAAGCTCTGATAAGAGTTTATTATTATCATTTGCAAATTTATTCATAGTATTTGCAGAAGCAGAAAGATCATTAGAACTATCAGAAATACTTATTACGCTTGTATGTATTGATTCAGATATATTTTTAAGCTTATTCATAGTTTTTGATGTAGAAATAGAAATATTATTAAGAGATTCAAGACTATTTCTTATATTACCGAGTCTATCAGCCATATCAATATACTGAGTT
This genomic window contains:
- the creD gene encoding cell envelope integrity protein CreD — encoded protein: MIKNFNKITKTLGFKILIIVILGLLLLIPMSFINGVVRDRIRYQDEAVSSIIEPVGNSANIQGVVIAIPYLNRVIDSETKEISYIRKYIFYMPNEYSVEGDVQVSSLSRGIFKAPIFNSKLNITGRFDKYNAEIFNLDENNNTILYDEAMLILGIGNKKNLIKLPNVSVNQNEELKYYEKNINISLNMFSNKFLYTISRDKILNGFNFNITMDIQGGNSLIITPLASENTFKIYSKWKDPSFTGGFLPTKREVNNDGFSAEWNIASFNTAFTKYWTSDENANRVNDSEYLRALDENSNNILVSFLLLNDNYQKTSRSVKYAILFIFIPFFVLFLCEVLSNKRIHPVQYILIGIANAIFYLLLLAISEHLILNLSYFFSALMVTALTSIYIGYIIKSNKYAFSMALVNILIYIFLFGILQLTDYALLMGTLGLFAVIALAMYFTRNVDWYGENN